From one Flavobacterium sp. N502536 genomic stretch:
- a CDS encoding LytR/AlgR family response regulator transcription factor has product MKIKCVLVDDEPLAIKVLQNYFTNFTDFEVIGTFNNSLEALDFINSTTVDAVFLDINMPMMTGFELISLIENKTKVIITTAFREFAAESYDLDVLDYLVKPIPLPRFIKCINKITTEYNLKNNIKVEASKGDSHIFIKVDKKMMKINIEEILFVEGMKEYIKVVTSDKTYITHKSLTSLSEELPADRFLRIHKSYVIALNKVKSIEGNRIQIQSYTIPIGRNYSKEVKNKILE; this is encoded by the coding sequence ATGAAAATTAAATGCGTGTTGGTTGACGATGAGCCTTTAGCAATCAAAGTCCTGCAAAATTATTTTACCAATTTTACAGATTTTGAGGTAATTGGCACATTTAATAATTCTCTGGAAGCACTTGATTTTATAAACAGCACTACTGTCGATGCTGTATTCTTAGACATTAACATGCCTATGATGACAGGTTTTGAACTTATTAGCTTGATCGAAAACAAAACCAAAGTTATCATTACAACTGCCTTTAGAGAATTTGCCGCAGAAAGCTACGATCTTGATGTTCTCGATTACTTAGTAAAACCTATTCCCCTTCCAAGATTTATAAAGTGCATCAATAAAATCACCACCGAATACAATTTAAAAAACAATATTAAAGTCGAAGCCAGCAAAGGAGACTCCCATATTTTTATCAAAGTCGATAAAAAAATGATGAAAATTAATATTGAAGAAATTCTGTTTGTGGAAGGAATGAAAGAATACATAAAAGTGGTGACTTCAGACAAAACTTATATCACTCATAAATCTTTAACCTCATTGTCTGAAGAATTACCGGCCGACCGGTTCCTGCGCATCCACAAATCCTATGTAATTGCACTCAACAAAGTAAAATCAATTGAGGGCAACCGCATTCAGATACAATCTTATACCATTCCAATTGGAAGAAATTACAGCAAAGAAGTAAAAAACAAAATTCTGGAATAA
- a CDS encoding glutaminyl-peptide cyclotransferase — MKKYNFLTVILLGITLIGCGDTKKGENSLFTIDDSAFPAHFLPQEAISIGILNPNSKEIDSIAYFINDKKVGSTKGAEKFKFELKDQKLGYQYLKATVYFGSDSSDATKRVELVSNIEPKLLKYKIINTYAHDKQAFTEGLEFYKDTLYESTGQEGASYLRKYDYKTGKVFKQVDLDKKYFGEGITFINGKLFQLTWQNKTGFIYNANTLKLEKTFAYEKDIEGWGMTNDGKYIYQTDKTEKIWKMDPATQKMIDYINVYSGTSKIKAINELEWIDGKIYTNVWFKDAIAVVNPTSGAVEGILDMSGLRKLMSDVTKDDVLNGIAYNPKTKTIFVTGKNWSKIFEITVSE, encoded by the coding sequence ATGAAAAAATATAACTTCCTAACTGTCATTTTATTAGGAATCACATTAATTGGATGTGGAGATACAAAAAAAGGTGAAAATTCTTTATTCACCATCGATGATTCGGCTTTTCCGGCTCATTTTTTGCCTCAGGAAGCCATTTCGATCGGCATTTTGAACCCGAATTCGAAAGAAATCGACAGCATTGCCTACTTCATAAACGATAAAAAAGTGGGAAGCACTAAAGGTGCTGAAAAATTCAAATTTGAATTAAAAGATCAAAAATTAGGATACCAATATTTAAAAGCGACCGTTTATTTTGGATCAGACTCCTCTGATGCTACCAAACGTGTTGAGCTGGTTTCGAATATTGAGCCTAAATTATTAAAATACAAAATAATCAATACCTACGCGCACGACAAACAAGCTTTTACGGAAGGATTAGAGTTTTATAAAGACACTTTATACGAGAGTACAGGGCAGGAAGGCGCTTCTTACTTAAGAAAATACGACTACAAAACCGGAAAAGTTTTCAAACAAGTCGATTTAGACAAAAAGTATTTTGGTGAAGGAATTACTTTTATCAATGGCAAATTATTCCAGCTGACCTGGCAAAACAAAACCGGTTTTATCTACAATGCCAACACTTTAAAACTGGAAAAAACTTTTGCTTACGAAAAAGATATCGAGGGCTGGGGAATGACGAATGACGGGAAATACATTTACCAAACCGATAAGACAGAAAAAATCTGGAAAATGGATCCTGCAACTCAAAAAATGATCGATTACATCAACGTTTACTCGGGAACTTCAAAAATTAAAGCCATTAATGAATTGGAATGGATTGACGGAAAAATCTACACCAATGTATGGTTTAAAGATGCAATTGCAGTTGTCAACCCTACTTCGGGAGCTGTTGAAGGGATTCTGGACATGTCAGGATTACGCAAACTGATGAGTGATGTGACCAAAGACGACGTTTTAAACGGAATCGCTTACAACCCAAAAACCAAAACTATTTTTGTTACCGGTAAAAACTGGAGCAAAATATTCGAAATAACAGTCTCAGAATAA
- the hutI gene encoding imidazolonepropionase produces the protein MTTLITNIKELLQVRETSIAKVSGAEMAVLPTLKNAYLILKDNLIYDFGLMENLPEVPADLTIDATGRIVMPTWCDSHTHIVYAGNREQEFVDRINGFSYEEIANRGGGILNSSKKLNETSEEEIYEQSKLRLEEVMHLGTGAVEIKSGYGLTIEGELKMLRVIQKLAQNYPIAIKATFLGAHAFPLHYKENKAGYIDEIITKMLPEIAQNKLADYVDAFCETGYFSVEETEKIMEAGIQYGLKPKIHVNQFNSIGGIQAGIKYKALSVDHLEIMNPEDIEALKNTETMPVALPSCSYFLSIPYTPAREMIKAGLPIALATDFNPGSTPSGNMNFVVATACIKMKMTPEEAINAATINGAYAMDLSETHGSITKGKKANLILTKPISSYYQIPYAFGSNLIENVFLEGKILK, from the coding sequence ATGACAACTCTTATAACAAACATCAAAGAATTACTTCAGGTTCGCGAAACTTCAATAGCTAAGGTTTCAGGAGCAGAAATGGCAGTACTTCCCACCTTAAAAAATGCGTATTTAATTTTAAAAGACAATCTTATTTACGATTTTGGTCTGATGGAAAATCTTCCTGAAGTTCCTGCCGATTTAACAATTGATGCTACAGGGCGAATTGTGATGCCAACTTGGTGCGACAGCCATACACACATTGTATATGCAGGAAATCGCGAACAGGAGTTTGTAGACCGAATCAACGGATTTTCGTATGAAGAAATTGCGAACCGTGGTGGCGGAATTCTAAACTCGTCCAAAAAACTCAATGAAACCTCAGAAGAAGAGATCTACGAGCAATCGAAACTTCGTTTAGAAGAAGTGATGCATTTAGGAACAGGCGCTGTAGAAATAAAATCGGGTTACGGACTTACGATCGAAGGTGAATTGAAAATGCTTCGCGTCATTCAGAAACTTGCTCAAAATTATCCTATTGCCATAAAAGCTACTTTTCTGGGTGCGCATGCTTTTCCTTTACATTACAAAGAAAACAAAGCAGGTTATATCGATGAAATCATCACCAAAATGCTGCCCGAAATTGCCCAAAACAAACTGGCCGATTATGTGGATGCCTTTTGCGAAACCGGATATTTTTCTGTTGAAGAAACCGAAAAAATCATGGAAGCGGGAATACAATATGGTCTGAAACCAAAAATTCATGTCAACCAGTTCAATTCTATTGGCGGTATACAGGCAGGAATCAAATACAAAGCCCTTTCTGTCGATCATCTCGAAATTATGAACCCGGAAGACATTGAAGCTTTAAAAAACACCGAAACAATGCCTGTCGCATTGCCGTCCTGTTCTTATTTTTTAAGCATTCCTTATACTCCGGCACGCGAAATGATCAAAGCTGGTTTGCCAATTGCTCTGGCTACCGATTTTAACCCTGGTTCTACTCCATCCGGAAATATGAATTTTGTAGTAGCAACGGCTTGTATCAAAATGAAAATGACTCCCGAAGAAGCCATAAATGCTGCCACCATAAATGGCGCTTATGCTATGGACCTTTCTGAAACACACGGAAGTATTACCAAAGGCAAAAAAGCCAATTTAATTCTTACCAAACCGATTTCATCTTACTATCAAATTCCTTACGCATTTGGCAGTAATTTAATCGAAAACGTTTTTCTTGAAGGTAAAATTCTTAAATAA
- a CDS encoding SusC/RagA family TonB-linked outer membrane protein, whose product MKKIFLIFMIAFTAQVSLAQVKNVKGVITDSDGLPLPGASVAVEGGQKGATTDFDGLYAIEVQKGQTLVFTYVGLETQKIVVGDAATINVKMIQAASNALNEVVVTSLGIKKTRKSLTYAAQELKGEELTRVRDANVINTIAGKIAGVAVTRSSGGTGGSTKVVIRGNSSVVNSQPLYVIDGIPILSPGTAGQPTESFGSLSGGNRDGGDVVSLVNPDDYDGMTVLKGAAASVLYGSQGANGVILLSSKKAKTGKANITASSVTTFESAAYLPKFQSDYVALKGATETWGAKQKTDDHVKDFFNTGVTQISSVGYSTANENSSTAFSYANTSSSGITPGNSLKKNNFGVRQTAKFFGDKLTFAANANYTSQSIANKPVNGLYFNALTGVYLMPRGNDFNFYKDNFEVFDPTRNLMAQNWVSNVDFMQNPYWVINRNKSEDKNDFFNGSLALTYKATNWLSIASRYSYNRASSEFDKFIYATTQGALSHVNGRYYHENSLSTQRYADLIATINTKIGSDFTFNANIGTSVRNTLINQRTVLDSGVGGGLQYANWFTLHNFNNNAENYQLIESNKEIQSIFAATTFGYKDMLFLDLTGRKDWSSTLVNTDEGGYFYPSVGLTGIISEMTTLPEFINYGKVRAAYARAGNDVAPFITSPTNYFPQGSGTKYNPIVAPKTGTSLKPELKTEYELGTEWRLFNNRLGFEFSYYHSETKNQYLQVVAPIGNVQGVDFYGINAGSIENKGIEVVLNAGIVRGDKFSWDAAVNYSHNRNKVKEIPTELGGRINLTNAGVNSYRYALIEGKPFGVIEGINIKKDAQGRPLLNDDGTIQKTGFEEVGNSNPDFMLGLSNSFKFGSFFASVLIDGRFGGDVMSLTEAVNDINGVSKASGDARNAGGVNINGVRASDGVAVPTMSAESYYKQVGGRQGISGEYVYSATNVNVREVSIGYNFNPKALPFIQAASISLIARNLFFIYKDAPFDPNIALSTGQGLQGVDIYGLPSTRSIGLNLNVTF is encoded by the coding sequence ATGAAAAAAATTTTCTTAATCTTTATGATTGCTTTTACGGCGCAAGTTTCGCTTGCTCAGGTAAAAAATGTCAAAGGTGTGATTACAGATTCTGATGGATTGCCATTGCCAGGAGCATCAGTTGCAGTAGAAGGAGGTCAAAAGGGGGCTACTACCGATTTTGACGGACTATACGCAATCGAGGTGCAAAAAGGACAGACTTTAGTTTTTACTTATGTAGGTCTTGAAACACAAAAAATAGTTGTAGGTGATGCTGCTACAATTAATGTAAAAATGATACAAGCGGCTTCTAATGCTTTAAATGAAGTAGTGGTTACTTCATTAGGTATTAAGAAAACAAGAAAATCTTTGACTTATGCCGCTCAGGAACTTAAAGGAGAAGAGCTAACACGTGTAAGAGATGCCAACGTTATCAATACAATTGCAGGTAAAATTGCCGGTGTTGCTGTAACTAGAAGTTCAGGAGGTACTGGTGGATCTACAAAAGTAGTTATCCGTGGAAATTCATCTGTTGTGAATAGCCAGCCATTATATGTTATTGATGGTATTCCGATATTGAGCCCTGGTACAGCTGGTCAGCCAACTGAATCATTTGGAAGTTTGTCAGGAGGTAATCGTGACGGTGGTGATGTTGTTTCTTTAGTTAATCCTGATGATTACGATGGAATGACAGTTCTTAAAGGTGCAGCTGCTTCTGTATTGTATGGATCTCAGGGAGCAAATGGAGTAATTTTACTTTCTTCTAAAAAAGCTAAAACTGGGAAAGCAAATATTACTGCTTCTTCAGTAACTACTTTTGAATCGGCAGCTTATTTGCCTAAATTTCAATCCGATTACGTTGCATTAAAAGGAGCAACAGAAACATGGGGAGCAAAACAAAAAACGGATGATCATGTTAAAGATTTCTTTAATACAGGAGTTACTCAAATTAGTTCAGTAGGGTACTCGACTGCTAATGAAAATTCGTCTACTGCATTTTCTTATGCTAACACTTCTTCTTCTGGAATTACTCCGGGAAATAGTTTAAAGAAAAATAACTTTGGAGTTCGTCAAACCGCTAAGTTTTTTGGAGATAAATTGACTTTTGCTGCAAATGCAAATTATACTTCTCAGTCAATTGCAAACAAACCGGTAAATGGTCTTTATTTTAATGCACTTACGGGTGTTTATTTAATGCCAAGAGGAAATGACTTTAATTTCTATAAAGATAATTTCGAAGTTTTTGATCCAACAAGAAATTTGATGGCTCAAAATTGGGTATCTAATGTAGATTTTATGCAAAATCCATATTGGGTAATAAACAGAAATAAATCAGAAGATAAGAATGATTTTTTTAACGGGTCTTTAGCTTTAACTTATAAAGCAACTAATTGGTTAAGTATTGCCAGCAGATATAGTTATAATAGAGCATCAAGTGAGTTTGATAAATTTATTTATGCAACGACTCAGGGAGCCTTATCTCATGTAAATGGTAGATATTACCATGAAAATTCTTTAAGTACACAACGTTATGCCGATTTAATCGCAACGATAAATACAAAAATCGGTTCAGATTTCACATTCAATGCAAACATTGGAACCAGTGTAAGAAATACATTGATCAATCAAAGAACCGTTCTGGATTCTGGAGTTGGTGGAGGTTTACAATATGCAAACTGGTTTACATTGCATAATTTTAATAACAATGCTGAAAATTATCAGTTAATTGAATCCAACAAAGAAATTCAATCCATATTTGCAGCAACAACTTTTGGTTATAAAGATATGTTGTTCTTAGATCTAACAGGTAGAAAAGACTGGTCTTCTACTTTAGTGAATACAGATGAAGGAGGATATTTTTATCCATCAGTTGGTTTAACAGGTATTATTAGTGAGATGACTACTTTACCGGAATTTATTAACTATGGTAAAGTTCGTGCAGCTTATGCTAGAGCTGGTAATGATGTCGCTCCTTTTATAACGTCTCCTACAAACTATTTTCCACAAGGAAGCGGTACAAAATACAATCCAATTGTTGCACCAAAAACAGGTACAAGTTTGAAACCTGAGTTAAAAACAGAATACGAGCTAGGAACGGAATGGAGATTGTTTAATAATAGATTAGGATTTGAGTTTTCTTACTATCATTCAGAAACTAAGAATCAGTATTTACAAGTAGTGGCTCCGATTGGAAACGTACAAGGTGTTGATTTTTACGGAATTAATGCAGGTAGTATAGAGAACAAAGGTATAGAGGTTGTTTTAAATGCAGGAATCGTTAGAGGAGATAAATTCTCTTGGGATGCAGCTGTGAACTATTCTCATAACAGAAATAAAGTAAAAGAAATTCCTACTGAATTAGGAGGTAGAATTAACCTTACCAATGCTGGTGTAAACAGTTACAGATATGCATTAATTGAAGGAAAACCATTTGGAGTTATTGAAGGAATCAATATTAAGAAAGATGCGCAAGGCAGACCATTGTTAAACGATGATGGGACTATTCAAAAAACTGGTTTTGAGGAAGTAGGTAATTCTAATCCTGATTTTATGTTAGGTCTTTCTAACTCATTTAAATTCGGATCTTTCTTTGCAAGTGTATTAATTGATGGTCGTTTTGGAGGTGATGTAATGAGTTTAACAGAAGCAGTAAACGATATTAATGGAGTTTCGAAAGCATCTGGAGATGCCAGAAATGCTGGAGGTGTTAATATTAACGGAGTGAGAGCAAGCGACGGTGTTGCTGTTCCTACAATGAGTGCTGAGTCTTATTACAAACAAGTTGGAGGTAGACAAGGAATTAGTGGAGAGTATGTTTATAGTGCAACAAATGTAAACGTTAGAGAGGTTTCAATTGGATACAATTTTAATCCAAAAGCATTACCTTTTATCCAGGCAGCCAGTATCTCTTTAATCGCCAGAAACTTATTTTTTATATACAAAGATGCTCCTTTTGATCCAAACATTGCATTAAGTACAGGTCAAGGTCTACAAGGTGTTGATATCTATGGTTTACCTTCTACCAGAAGTATCGGTCTTAATTTAAATGTAACTTTCTAA
- the fsa gene encoding fructose-6-phosphate aldolase, with translation MKFFIDTANLAQIKEAQALGVLDGVTTNPSLMAKEGITGKDNILKHYVDICNLVEGDVSAEVNALDFDGMIKEGEELAELHDQIVVKLPMTKEGVMAAKYFSDKGIKTNVTLVFSVGQAILAAKAGATYVSPFVGRLDDVSTDGLNLIEEIRLVYDNYGYETQILAASVRHTMHIVNCAKIGADVMTGPLSAIYGLLKHPLTDIGLAQFVADFEKGNK, from the coding sequence ATGAAATTTTTTATTGACACGGCTAACTTAGCTCAGATTAAAGAAGCACAGGCTTTAGGCGTTTTGGATGGTGTAACGACTAACCCATCATTGATGGCTAAAGAAGGAATTACTGGAAAAGACAACATTTTAAAGCATTATGTTGACATCTGTAATTTGGTTGAAGGAGATGTAAGTGCTGAAGTAAATGCGCTTGATTTTGACGGAATGATTAAAGAAGGTGAGGAGCTGGCTGAATTGCATGATCAAATCGTGGTGAAATTGCCTATGACAAAAGAAGGTGTTATGGCTGCAAAATATTTCTCTGATAAAGGAATTAAAACAAATGTAACGCTTGTATTTTCAGTAGGACAGGCTATTTTGGCTGCAAAAGCAGGAGCAACTTATGTGTCTCCGTTCGTAGGTCGTTTAGATGACGTTTCGACTGACGGATTGAATTTGATCGAAGAAATTAGATTGGTATATGATAACTACGGTTACGAAACTCAAATTTTAGCAGCTTCTGTACGTCACACGATGCACATTGTAAACTGTGCTAAAATTGGCGCTGATGTAATGACCGGACCTCTTTCTGCAATTTACGGATTGTTGAAACACCCATTAACAGATATTGGATTGGCTCAGTTTGTAGCTGATTTTGAAAAAGGAAACAAGTAG
- a CDS encoding SDR family oxidoreductase encodes MSKVVLITGGSSGIGKSIGEFLHQKGFVVYGTSRNPEKVQHSVFPLVALDVRNADSIKSAVAEVIATSGRLDVVINNAGVGITGPLEEIPTEEIKNNFETNFFGPIEVMKAVLPQMREQKSGLIINITSIAGYMGLPYRSVYSASKGALELITEALRMEVKSFGVDITNVAPGDFATNIAAGRYHAPVVKGSAYEKVYGDILSTMNEHVDAGGNPNEMAEAVYKIIQQEKPKVHYKVGAFMQKFSIVLKRALPDKVYEKMLMNHYKL; translated from the coding sequence ATGAGTAAAGTTGTTTTAATTACCGGAGGATCTTCAGGAATTGGGAAGTCAATTGGAGAGTTCTTGCATCAAAAAGGTTTCGTAGTATACGGAACGAGCCGAAATCCTGAAAAGGTACAGCATTCAGTTTTTCCATTAGTTGCTTTAGATGTTCGCAATGCCGATTCTATAAAATCGGCAGTAGCTGAGGTTATTGCTACTTCGGGAAGACTCGATGTTGTTATTAATAATGCGGGTGTTGGAATTACCGGACCTCTGGAAGAAATTCCGACGGAGGAAATCAAAAATAATTTTGAAACTAATTTTTTCGGACCTATCGAAGTGATGAAAGCTGTTTTACCTCAAATGAGGGAACAAAAATCGGGTTTGATTATTAATATCACTTCAATCGCGGGTTATATGGGATTGCCTTACCGCAGTGTGTACTCGGCTTCAAAAGGGGCTTTGGAATTGATTACGGAGGCTTTGCGTATGGAGGTGAAGTCATTTGGAGTTGATATTACCAATGTGGCACCGGGAGATTTTGCAACCAATATTGCAGCAGGACGTTACCACGCACCAGTTGTAAAAGGTTCGGCTTACGAAAAAGTCTACGGTGATATTCTTTCCACGATGAACGAGCATGTTGATGCAGGAGGGAATCCAAATGAAATGGCCGAAGCAGTTTATAAAATCATCCAACAGGAAAAACCAAAAGTGCATTACAAAGTAGGTGCTTTTATGCAGAAGTTTTCGATTGTTTTAAAGCGTGCACTTCCGGATAAAGTTTACGAAAAAATGCTGATGAATCATTATAAGTTGTAA
- a CDS encoding sensor histidine kinase, with amino-acid sequence MNEIRKLKFDIKLKNHVWFWGSYFTLNFLRWGAYFNDYPYSFKSNLIEFSLHIPLVYFNLFVLVPRYVLKQKYIQYTFLMVLSLLGVYLIKTGLTYYIISENIWPEANREYHTFDINHVLAVCIGELYVVAMASSVYLTLTWLRERERNRSLRENQFRIKLKYLENQIQPHFFFNTLNNLYALSLESSDKVPDVIIKLSNLMEYVLYDVKGTKSVPLIKEIDYIQNYIEIEKLRFENVEVTINLESNIEDIVVPPLLFISLVENAFKHGGVNNNNLKIKINCKVIDNKMLDFEILNNFVISQNINAKGGIGLANTKKRLKLIYKNDFSLKNTTKLNYYIIRLQIPLDNEN; translated from the coding sequence TTGAACGAGATACGAAAATTAAAATTTGACATCAAACTTAAAAACCACGTTTGGTTTTGGGGCAGCTATTTTACTCTTAACTTTTTAAGATGGGGAGCTTACTTTAATGATTACCCTTATTCGTTTAAATCGAACCTGATCGAATTCTCGTTACACATTCCATTAGTCTATTTCAATTTATTTGTACTGGTGCCCCGTTACGTACTCAAACAAAAATATATTCAGTACACTTTTTTGATGGTCCTGAGCTTGTTGGGAGTCTATTTAATAAAAACCGGTCTTACCTATTATATTATATCTGAAAATATATGGCCCGAAGCCAACCGCGAGTACCATACTTTCGACATCAACCACGTATTGGCGGTTTGTATTGGTGAATTGTATGTGGTTGCCATGGCCTCTTCTGTCTACCTTACTTTAACCTGGTTGAGAGAAAGGGAAAGAAACAGATCTTTACGAGAAAATCAGTTTAGGATAAAGTTAAAATATCTTGAAAACCAGATTCAGCCTCATTTCTTTTTCAACACCCTGAATAATCTGTATGCTTTATCACTTGAATCTTCGGATAAAGTTCCGGATGTCATTATAAAACTATCCAATTTGATGGAATATGTTTTATATGATGTAAAAGGAACCAAATCTGTTCCGTTAATTAAAGAGATTGATTACATCCAAAATTATATCGAAATTGAGAAGTTACGCTTTGAGAATGTTGAAGTTACCATCAACTTAGAATCGAATATCGAGGATATTGTAGTCCCTCCGCTACTCTTTATTTCATTGGTCGAAAATGCCTTTAAACACGGCGGGGTCAACAATAATAACCTAAAAATTAAAATCAATTGTAAAGTTATTGACAATAAAATGTTAGACTTTGAAATCTTAAATAATTTTGTAATTTCACAAAATATTAATGCGAAAGGCGGAATTGGTCTCGCGAATACCAAAAAGAGATTAAAGCTGATTTACAAAAATGACTTCAGTCTAAAAAACACAACTAAATTAAATTACTATATAATCCGTTTGCAAATACCTCTTGATAATGAAAATTAA
- a CDS encoding MFS transporter, with amino-acid sequence MSSENVQTKWGQFISLIIVFFFWGFVGSANDILIPVFKKVFTLSQVQSQLVAWAFYAAYFVGSLIFFLVSLKLDVLQKFGYKKTLSAGLLLSACGSFLFIPAATMESFPFFLTALFTVGLGFSIQQIVANPLAIKMGSPATGAHRLTLAGGINSFGTTIGAILLGIALFGMGDNKKTALSLEDIKLPFIILGLAFIVVAIFMNFSKIEDPAKEDEEEIKVAHEKFNILDYPQLYLGMLGIFIYVGTEVTIISNLPALLHTAEFGNILEDAIAPFIALYWGSLMIGRWNGGVNVFNTSNLVNTALKFIVPAIAFGVIIGANLFAAHDVSSFYIYPIWILLFIAVSFVGGKNAGKTLMLFGISGVLMMFAGLVCPDPQIAKFFFISGGLFLSIMWPSIFDLAIAGLGKNTGKASSFLIMMILGGGIIPLIQGSICDIDLTSPNGIFGITWTHFSYIVPLIGFAYLGFYGFYCPKILKRQGINHVEGGGGGH; translated from the coding sequence ATGAGTTCAGAAAATGTTCAAACCAAATGGGGACAGTTTATCTCGTTGATAATTGTTTTCTTCTTTTGGGGTTTTGTTGGTTCGGCCAATGATATCCTGATTCCAGTTTTCAAGAAAGTATTTACCTTATCGCAAGTGCAATCGCAATTAGTAGCCTGGGCCTTTTATGCAGCTTACTTCGTAGGATCATTGATTTTCTTCCTGGTATCTTTAAAATTAGATGTTTTACAAAAATTCGGATACAAAAAAACACTTTCTGCCGGTTTACTATTATCTGCTTGTGGTTCATTTTTATTCATTCCGGCTGCAACAATGGAAAGCTTTCCTTTCTTTTTAACAGCTTTATTTACAGTAGGTTTAGGATTTTCAATCCAACAAATCGTAGCAAACCCTCTTGCAATTAAAATGGGAAGCCCTGCAACAGGTGCACACCGTTTGACTTTAGCAGGTGGAATCAACTCTTTCGGAACTACTATTGGGGCTATTTTACTTGGAATCGCTTTGTTCGGAATGGGAGACAACAAAAAAACAGCCTTATCATTAGAAGACATCAAACTTCCTTTTATTATCCTTGGACTTGCTTTTATCGTCGTAGCCATTTTCATGAACTTCTCTAAAATTGAAGATCCTGCCAAAGAAGACGAAGAAGAAATTAAAGTAGCACACGAAAAATTCAATATCTTAGATTATCCACAACTCTATCTTGGAATGTTAGGGATCTTCATCTACGTAGGTACAGAAGTAACTATTATCAGTAACCTTCCCGCTTTATTACACACAGCCGAATTTGGTAACATCCTCGAGGATGCTATTGCTCCATTTATTGCCCTTTACTGGGGAAGTTTAATGATTGGCCGTTGGAATGGTGGAGTTAACGTTTTCAACACTTCCAATCTGGTAAACACAGCACTTAAATTCATCGTACCAGCTATAGCATTTGGAGTAATTATTGGCGCTAACCTTTTTGCTGCACACGATGTTTCTTCGTTTTACATCTATCCAATCTGGATCTTATTGTTTATCGCAGTGAGCTTTGTTGGAGGTAAAAATGCCGGAAAAACATTAATGCTTTTCGGAATATCAGGTGTATTAATGATGTTTGCCGGATTGGTTTGCCCGGATCCGCAAATTGCTAAATTCTTTTTCATCTCAGGAGGTTTATTCTTGTCTATCATGTGGCCGTCTATCTTCGACTTAGCCATTGCAGGTTTAGGAAAAAACACTGGAAAAGCGTCTTCATTCTTAATTATGATGATTCTTGGAGGAGGAATTATTCCTTTAATTCAAGGCAGCATCTGTGATATCGACCTTACAAGTCCAAATGGAATTTTCGGAATTACATGGACCCATTTCTCTTATATTGTACCTCTTATTGGTTTTGCTTATTTAGGATTCTACGGTTTCTATTGCCCTAAGATTTTAAAAAGACAAGGTATCAACCATGTTGAAGGTGGTGGCGGAGGTCACTAA